A section of the Streptomyces sp. SCL15-4 genome encodes:
- a CDS encoding uracil-xanthine permease family protein — translation MDLGVRWKLHGDGRTPAPGAVVRPDERLSWPRTVGLGAQHVVAMFGASFVAPVLMGLDPNLAIMMSGVATVIFLLATRGRVPSYLGCSLSFVGVAAVIRAQGGTSATVTGAVLVVGAVLFLVGLAVQRFGARIIHAAMPPIVTGAVVMLIGFNLAPVTASTYWPQDQWTALLVMLFTGLAVVCLRGFWSRIAIFLGLVFGYGISWAFDRVFGKIHSVGPGGKVTDHWRLDLSGVSHADWVGLPHLHGPSFQWSAVLVALPVVIALVAENAGHVKAVGEMTGDPLDDKLGTAISADGVASVLSTAVGGPPNTTYSENIGVMAATRVYSTAAYWAAAGFALLFGLCPKFGAVVAAIPGGVLGGITVILYGMIGLLGAQIWLHAKVDLRNPLNLVPAAAGIIIGVGNVSMKFTDTFSLSGIALGTLVVITGYHALRAFAPPHLKQQEPLLDEGTSAYDTEADAQTGSQTGTEPGARAPHAKP, via the coding sequence ATGGATCTCGGCGTGCGCTGGAAGCTGCACGGTGACGGGCGCACGCCCGCGCCCGGAGCGGTGGTACGCCCCGACGAACGGCTGTCCTGGCCCCGCACCGTGGGCCTGGGCGCCCAGCACGTGGTCGCGATGTTCGGCGCCTCCTTCGTGGCCCCCGTGCTCATGGGCCTGGACCCCAATCTGGCGATCATGATGTCGGGCGTGGCGACCGTGATCTTCCTGCTCGCCACCCGCGGCCGGGTGCCGAGCTACCTCGGCTGCTCCCTGTCGTTCGTGGGCGTGGCCGCCGTCATCCGCGCGCAGGGCGGCACCAGCGCGACCGTGACCGGCGCGGTGCTCGTCGTGGGCGCCGTGCTGTTCCTGGTGGGCCTCGCCGTGCAGCGCTTCGGCGCGCGGATCATCCACGCCGCCATGCCGCCGATCGTCACCGGCGCCGTCGTCATGCTGATCGGCTTCAACCTGGCCCCGGTGACCGCCTCCACCTACTGGCCCCAGGACCAGTGGACCGCCCTGCTGGTGATGCTCTTCACCGGGCTGGCGGTCGTCTGCCTGCGCGGCTTCTGGTCGCGCATCGCCATCTTCCTGGGCCTGGTCTTCGGCTACGGCATCTCCTGGGCGTTCGACCGGGTCTTCGGCAAGATCCACTCCGTGGGCCCGGGCGGCAAGGTCACCGACCACTGGCGCCTGGACCTCTCCGGGGTCTCGCACGCCGACTGGGTCGGGCTGCCGCACCTGCACGGGCCGTCCTTCCAGTGGTCGGCCGTGCTGGTCGCCCTGCCCGTGGTCATCGCCCTGGTCGCGGAGAACGCGGGCCACGTCAAGGCGGTCGGCGAGATGACCGGGGACCCGCTGGACGACAAGCTCGGCACGGCGATCTCCGCGGACGGTGTCGCCTCCGTGCTGTCCACGGCCGTCGGCGGCCCGCCGAACACCACCTACTCCGAGAACATCGGCGTGATGGCCGCGACCCGCGTCTACTCCACCGCCGCCTACTGGGCCGCCGCCGGCTTCGCGCTGCTCTTCGGCCTCTGCCCGAAGTTCGGCGCGGTCGTGGCGGCCATCCCGGGCGGCGTGCTCGGCGGCATCACCGTCATCCTCTACGGCATGATCGGCCTGCTCGGCGCCCAGATCTGGCTGCACGCCAAGGTGGACCTGCGCAACCCGCTGAACCTGGTCCCGGCCGCCGCGGGCATCATCATCGGCGTCGGCAACGTCTCCATGAAGTTCACCGACACCTTCTCGCTCAGCGGCATCGCCCTCGGCACCCTGGTCGTCATCACCGGCTACCACGCGCTGCGCGCCTTCGCCCCGCCCCACCTCAAGCAGCAGGAGCCGCTGCTGGACGAGGGCACGTCGGCCTACGACACGGAGGCGGACGCGCAGACCGGCTCGCAGACCGGCACCGAGCCGGGCGCGCGGGCGCCGCACGCCAAGCCCTAG
- a CDS encoding MFS transporter: protein MSGGREEVRRARYAVAAVFAVHGSVAGSFATRVPWIREHAGLSAGQLGFALAFMALGAACAMPLAGRLTHRFGSRTALRGLLALWTLALVLPSLAPNLVTLCLALFAYGASSGMADVAMNALGVEVERLLGKSVMSGLHGMWSAGALTGSAAGTLAAHLGADARAHFALASAVLLVLGYTVCAWVLDVQPAEDEEPPPRFALPPRSVLLIGAVGFCAVFAEGATLDWSAVFLRDRLDGSAGLAASATTGSMLTMAVARIAGDAVVNRFGAVRTVRAGGVLAVLGGLLIVCAEHPASAMAGFALMGLGIAVVVPLCFAAAGHAGPRPSQAIAGVATITYASGLVAPSLIGAVAQATSLTVSFWVVAALACGLVAFAGVLGAAERGDRAEAGSRSAAVPDPQS, encoded by the coding sequence ATGAGCGGCGGACGCGAGGAGGTCCGGCGTGCCCGGTACGCCGTGGCGGCCGTGTTCGCCGTGCACGGCTCGGTGGCCGGTTCGTTCGCGACGCGGGTGCCGTGGATCCGGGAGCACGCCGGGCTGAGCGCCGGCCAGCTGGGGTTCGCGCTGGCCTTCATGGCGCTCGGTGCCGCGTGCGCGATGCCGCTGGCCGGCCGCCTCACGCACCGCTTCGGCAGCCGTACGGCCCTGCGCGGGCTGCTCGCGCTGTGGACGCTGGCCCTGGTGCTGCCGTCCCTCGCGCCGAACCTGGTCACCCTGTGCCTGGCGCTGTTCGCCTACGGCGCCTCCTCGGGCATGGCCGACGTCGCGATGAACGCGCTCGGCGTGGAGGTCGAGCGGCTGCTCGGCAAGTCGGTGATGTCCGGGCTGCACGGCATGTGGAGCGCCGGCGCGCTGACCGGGTCGGCGGCCGGCACCCTCGCCGCGCACCTCGGGGCGGACGCGCGGGCGCACTTCGCGCTGGCCTCGGCCGTCCTCCTCGTCCTCGGGTACACGGTCTGCGCCTGGGTGCTGGACGTCCAGCCCGCCGAGGACGAGGAGCCGCCCCCGCGGTTCGCGCTGCCGCCGCGTTCGGTGCTGCTGATCGGCGCGGTCGGATTCTGCGCGGTGTTCGCCGAGGGCGCGACCCTGGACTGGTCCGCGGTGTTCCTGCGGGACCGGCTGGACGGCTCGGCCGGGCTGGCGGCGTCCGCCACGACCGGCTCCATGCTGACCATGGCGGTGGCCCGGATCGCCGGGGACGCGGTGGTGAACCGTTTCGGCGCGGTCCGTACCGTGCGGGCCGGCGGTGTCCTGGCCGTGCTGGGCGGGCTGCTGATCGTGTGCGCCGAGCACCCGGCGTCGGCGATGGCCGGATTCGCGCTGATGGGGCTCGGCATCGCGGTGGTCGTCCCGCTGTGCTTCGCGGCGGCCGGGCACGCCGGCCCCCGTCCCAGCCAGGCCATCGCGGGCGTGGCGACCATCACGTACGCCTCCGGGCTGGTCGCGCCGAGCCTGATCGGCGCGGTGGCCCAGGCGACCAGTCTGACGGTGTCCTTCTGGGTGGTGGCGGCGCTGGCGTGCGGCCTCGTGGCGTTCGCGGGCGTGCTGGGCGCGGCCGAGCGCGGGGACCGCGCGGAGGCCGGCTCGCGGAGCGCGGCGGTGCCCGACCCACAGTCGTGA
- a CDS encoding ROK family transcriptional regulator, whose protein sequence is MPASPSTARAINDRLALRLLQQEGPLTAGRLKQLTGLSRPTVADLVDRLTAAGLITVVGESGEQRRGPNARLYGIVADRAHLAALDVRTEGVLVLVSDLVGRVLAEASAPIGGDTGTGPAVERAVTAVERAVKEAGIVGTPSREGVAERGRLHTVGIGAPGLIDPATGDLRDSAGLPAWHRSLAAALQERLPGTRVTVENETNLAALAEQREGAARDRDTFVLLWLGHGVGAAVVLDGALRRGASGGTGEIGFLPVPGTSTLPSATDCDGGFHSLAGAAAVVALAAECGLPVAGAPDGPGAARVVGGAVARASAADERFLHALADRIAVGAASVAAVLDPGCVVLGGEVGRAGGAVLAGLVGERLRRMSPLATEVRASGLGGTAVLRGALLTARERAQDDLFGPPER, encoded by the coding sequence ATGCCCGCATCACCCAGCACCGCCCGGGCCATCAACGACCGGCTGGCCCTGCGGCTGTTGCAGCAGGAAGGCCCGTTGACGGCAGGGCGGCTGAAGCAGCTGACCGGCCTGTCCCGGCCCACGGTCGCCGATCTGGTCGACCGGCTCACGGCCGCCGGGCTGATCACCGTGGTCGGCGAGTCCGGCGAGCAGCGCCGGGGGCCCAACGCCCGGCTCTACGGCATCGTCGCCGACCGCGCCCACCTCGCCGCGCTCGACGTGCGCACCGAAGGCGTCCTCGTCCTGGTCTCCGACCTGGTCGGGCGGGTGCTCGCCGAGGCGTCCGCGCCGATCGGCGGCGACACCGGGACGGGGCCCGCCGTGGAGCGGGCGGTGACCGCGGTGGAACGCGCCGTGAAGGAGGCCGGCATCGTCGGGACGCCTTCGCGCGAGGGCGTCGCGGAGCGGGGGAGGCTGCACACCGTCGGCATCGGCGCGCCGGGCCTGATCGACCCGGCCACCGGCGACCTCAGGGACTCCGCCGGACTGCCCGCCTGGCACCGCAGCCTGGCCGCCGCCCTCCAGGAACGGCTGCCCGGCACCCGGGTGACCGTCGAGAACGAGACGAACCTCGCCGCCCTGGCCGAACAGCGCGAGGGCGCCGCCCGCGACCGGGACACCTTCGTCCTGCTGTGGCTGGGACACGGCGTCGGCGCCGCCGTCGTCCTGGACGGCGCCCTGCGCCGCGGTGCCTCCGGCGGCACCGGCGAGATCGGCTTCCTGCCGGTGCCGGGCACGAGCACGCTGCCCTCGGCGACCGACTGCGACGGCGGCTTCCACTCGCTGGCCGGGGCGGCGGCGGTCGTCGCGCTGGCGGCGGAGTGCGGGCTGCCGGTCGCCGGCGCGCCGGACGGGCCGGGCGCGGCGCGGGTGGTGGGCGGCGCGGTGGCGCGGGCGTCCGCGGCCGACGAGCGCTTCCTGCACGCGCTGGCCGACCGGATCGCCGTCGGCGCGGCCTCGGTGGCGGCCGTCCTGGACCCCGGGTGCGTGGTGCTCGGCGGAGAGGTCGGCCGGGCCGGGGGAGCGGTGCTCGCGGGGCTGGTGGGGGAGCGGCTGCGCCGGATGTCGCCGCTGGCCACCGAGGTGCGGGCGAGCGGTCTCGGCGGGACGGCCGTGCTGCGCGGAGCACTCCTCACCGCCCGGGAACGGGCGCAGGACGACCTGTTCGGGCCGCCGGAGCGGTAG
- a CDS encoding riboflavin synthase: MFTGIVEELGEVTAVENLGDASRFRLRGPVVTEGARHGDSIAVNGVCLTVVEHEGDEFTADVMAETLKRSSLGALAVGSRVNLERPTAVGARLGGHIVQGHVDGTGEILARTPSENWEIVKISLPADLARYVVEKGSITVDGISLTVVEAASDHFTVSLIPTTLDLTTLGVKQPGDPVNLEVDVIAKYVERLLASGRETGR; the protein is encoded by the coding sequence GTGTTCACCGGAATCGTCGAAGAGCTGGGTGAGGTCACCGCCGTCGAGAACCTCGGCGACGCCTCCCGCTTCCGGCTGCGCGGCCCCGTCGTGACCGAGGGCGCGCGGCACGGCGACTCCATCGCCGTGAACGGGGTCTGTCTCACCGTCGTCGAGCACGAGGGTGACGAGTTCACCGCCGACGTCATGGCCGAGACCCTGAAGCGCTCCAGCCTGGGCGCGCTCGCCGTCGGCTCCCGCGTCAACCTGGAGCGCCCCACCGCCGTCGGCGCCCGCCTCGGCGGGCACATCGTGCAGGGACACGTGGACGGCACCGGCGAGATCCTCGCCCGCACGCCCTCCGAGAACTGGGAGATCGTGAAGATCTCCCTCCCCGCGGACCTCGCGCGCTACGTCGTGGAGAAGGGCTCCATCACGGTCGACGGCATCAGCCTGACCGTCGTGGAGGCGGCCTCGGACCACTTCACCGTCAGCCTCATCCCGACCACCCTCGACCTGACCACGCTCGGCGTGAAGCAGCCCGGCGACCCGGTCAACCTCGAGGTGGACGTCATCGCCAAGTACGTGGAGCGGCTGCTCGCGAGCGGACGGGAGACCGGCCGATGA
- a CDS encoding nicotinamide mononucleotide transporter family protein produces the protein MSWMNSEAFTLFGQRIIWSDMIGNILGLITLALGWRRSLWTWPVQFLSGLVLFAAFYGHLTGSAGKQAVVMAVALYGWWQWQRTRNRSGDGQITPRFATWRERAAMVVAAGAGTVAVALLFKAYPSLSWDPWPDAYIFVGTIVAMYAQAKSMVEFWFAWLLVDLVGVPLNFANGYAFSGFVYVIYGALVLWGMRDWWLRSRRAARPTLEGAPA, from the coding sequence ATGAGCTGGATGAACTCCGAGGCGTTCACCCTCTTCGGCCAGCGCATCATCTGGTCGGACATGATCGGCAACATCCTGGGCCTGATCACCCTCGCCCTCGGCTGGCGCCGCTCCCTGTGGACCTGGCCCGTGCAGTTCCTGTCCGGCCTCGTCCTCTTCGCCGCCTTCTACGGCCATCTGACCGGCAGCGCCGGCAAGCAGGCCGTCGTCATGGCCGTCGCCCTGTACGGCTGGTGGCAGTGGCAGCGCACCCGCAACCGGTCCGGCGACGGCCAGATCACCCCCCGGTTCGCCACCTGGCGCGAGCGCGCGGCCATGGTCGTCGCCGCCGGCGCCGGCACGGTCGCCGTCGCCCTGCTGTTCAAGGCCTACCCGTCCCTGTCCTGGGACCCCTGGCCCGACGCCTACATCTTCGTCGGCACCATCGTCGCGATGTACGCCCAGGCCAAGAGCATGGTCGAGTTCTGGTTCGCCTGGCTGCTCGTCGACCTCGTCGGCGTCCCGCTGAACTTCGCCAACGGCTACGCCTTCTCCGGCTTCGTCTACGTCATCTACGGCGCACTCGTCCTGTGGGGCATGCGCGACTGGTGGCTGCGCTCCCGCAGGGCGGCGCGGCCCACACTGGAAGGAGCGCCGGCATGA
- a CDS encoding bifunctional 3,4-dihydroxy-2-butanone-4-phosphate synthase/GTP cyclohydrolase II, with protein sequence MTSAPVLHDTHDTHDIENFALDPVERAIADIAAGRPIIVVDDENRENEGDLVVAAEKITPEIVAFMMSECRGLICAPMESEELDRLRLPQMVEDNTESMKTAFTVSVDATAAHGVSTGISAADRATTLRLLASGTAAHTDFVRPGHVFPLRAKAGGVLARDGHTEAAVDLARLAGLRPAGAIVEIAGEDGRMLRLPELIPFARKHGLTIISIEDLIAYRRGSEPTVRREAETRLPTRHGVFTAYGYRSTVDGVEHVALVHGDLGDGEDVLVRVHSECLTGDVFGSLRCDCGPQLDTALGRIQEEGRGVVVYLRGHEGRGIGLLSKLRAYELQEQGHDTLDANLELGLPADARDYGAGARILADLGVRGVRLMTNNPDKTDALRRHGIEVTGREPMPVQAGEHNLRYLRTKRDRMGHDLPWLDTPAVSACGNQ encoded by the coding sequence ATGACCTCGGCACCCGTCCTCCACGACACCCACGACACCCACGACATCGAGAACTTCGCGCTCGACCCGGTCGAGCGGGCCATCGCCGACATCGCCGCCGGGCGCCCGATCATCGTCGTCGACGACGAGAACCGGGAGAACGAGGGCGACCTCGTCGTCGCCGCCGAGAAGATCACTCCCGAGATCGTCGCCTTCATGATGAGCGAGTGCCGCGGACTGATCTGCGCCCCCATGGAGAGCGAGGAACTGGACCGGCTGCGGCTGCCGCAGATGGTCGAGGACAACACCGAGTCGATGAAGACCGCGTTCACCGTCTCCGTGGACGCCACCGCCGCGCACGGTGTGAGCACCGGCATCTCGGCCGCCGACCGTGCCACCACGCTCCGGCTGCTCGCGAGCGGCACGGCCGCGCACACCGACTTCGTCCGCCCCGGCCACGTCTTCCCGCTGCGCGCCAAGGCCGGCGGCGTCCTCGCCCGCGACGGCCACACCGAGGCCGCCGTCGACCTCGCCCGGCTCGCGGGCCTGCGCCCGGCCGGCGCCATCGTGGAGATCGCCGGCGAGGACGGCCGGATGCTCCGGCTGCCCGAGCTGATCCCGTTCGCCCGCAAGCACGGCCTGACGATCATCTCCATCGAGGACCTGATCGCCTACCGCCGGGGCAGCGAGCCCACCGTCCGCCGCGAGGCCGAGACGCGCCTGCCCACCCGGCACGGCGTCTTCACCGCCTACGGCTACCGGTCCACCGTCGACGGCGTCGAACACGTCGCCCTCGTCCACGGCGACCTCGGCGACGGCGAGGACGTCCTGGTCCGCGTCCACTCCGAATGCCTCACCGGCGACGTCTTCGGCTCCCTGCGCTGCGACTGCGGGCCGCAGCTGGACACCGCGCTCGGCCGCATCCAGGAGGAGGGCCGCGGAGTCGTCGTCTACCTGCGCGGACACGAGGGCCGCGGCATCGGCCTGCTGTCCAAGCTGCGCGCCTACGAACTCCAGGAACAGGGCCACGACACCCTGGACGCCAACCTGGAACTCGGCCTGCCCGCCGACGCCCGCGACTACGGCGCCGGCGCGCGGATCCTCGCCGACCTCGGCGTGCGCGGCGTCCGGCTGATGACCAACAACCCCGACAAGACCGACGCCCTCAGGCGCCACGGCATCGAGGTCACCGGCCGGGAGCCGATGCCCGTCCAGGCCGGCGAGCACAACCTCCGCTACCTGCGCACCAAGCGGGACCGGATGGGGCACGACCTGCCCTGGCTCGACACGCCCGCCGTGTCGGCCTGCGGCAACCAGTAA
- the ribH gene encoding 6,7-dimethyl-8-ribityllumazine synthase, translating into MSGKGAPEVSVRKASDLRVAVIAAQWHEKVMDGLVDGALRALHDLGIDEPTLIRVPGSFELPVAAKVLAGRGYDAVVALGVVIRGGTPHFDYVCQGVTQGLTQVSVDTGVPVGFGVLTCDTEEQALDRAGLEGSSEDKGHEAVTAAVATAATLRSVSEPWH; encoded by the coding sequence GTGAGCGGCAAGGGTGCACCGGAAGTGTCCGTACGCAAGGCGAGCGACCTCAGGGTCGCCGTCATCGCGGCGCAGTGGCACGAGAAGGTGATGGACGGCCTGGTGGACGGCGCCCTGCGCGCCCTGCACGACCTGGGCATCGACGAGCCGACCCTGATCAGGGTCCCCGGCAGCTTCGAGCTGCCGGTCGCCGCCAAGGTCCTCGCGGGCCGCGGCTACGACGCGGTCGTCGCCCTCGGCGTCGTCATCCGGGGCGGCACCCCCCACTTCGACTACGTGTGCCAGGGCGTCACCCAGGGCCTCACCCAGGTCTCCGTCGACACCGGCGTCCCCGTCGGCTTCGGCGTGCTCACCTGCGACACCGAGGAACAGGCCCTGGACCGGGCCGGCCTGGAGGGCTCCAGCGAGGACAAGGGCCACGAGGCGGTGACGGCGGCCGTGGCGACGGCGGCCACGCTCCGCTCGGTATCCGAACCCTGGCACTAG
- a CDS encoding phosphoribosyl-ATP diphosphatase: MSKKTFEELFTELQHKAAHGDPATSRTAELVGKGVHAIGKKVVEEAAEVWMAAEYEGKEAAAEEISQLLYHVQVMMVARGISLDDVYAHL, translated from the coding sequence ATGTCCAAGAAGACGTTCGAGGAGCTGTTCACCGAGCTCCAGCACAAGGCCGCCCACGGCGATCCCGCCACCTCCCGCACCGCCGAGCTGGTCGGCAAGGGCGTCCATGCCATCGGCAAGAAGGTCGTCGAGGAGGCCGCCGAGGTCTGGATGGCCGCCGAGTACGAGGGCAAGGAGGCGGCAGCCGAGGAGATCTCCCAGCTGCTGTACCACGTCCAGGTGATGATGGTCGCCCGCGGCATCTCCCTGGACGACGTCTACGCCCACCTGTAA
- the hisG gene encoding ATP phosphoribosyltransferase has translation MLRIAVPNKGSLSGPAAEMLHEAGYQQRRESKELRIVDPENEVEFFYLRPRDIAIYVSSGRLDIGITGRDLLIDSGAEAEEILPLGFARSTFRFAAKPGTASGIEDLKGRTVATSYEGIVAKHLADGGIDASVVHLDGAVETAIELGVAEVIADVVETGTSLRNAGLEVFGEPIMKSEAIVVRRTGADAEEPKVQQFLRRLQGVLVARTYVMMDYDCRVEQLEKAVALTPGLESPTVSPLHNEGWVAVRAMVPAKEAQRIMDDLYGIGARAILTTAIHACRL, from the coding sequence ATGCTGCGCATCGCCGTCCCCAACAAGGGTTCACTGTCCGGCCCTGCGGCGGAGATGCTGCATGAGGCCGGCTACCAGCAGCGCCGCGAGTCCAAAGAGCTGCGCATCGTCGACCCGGAGAACGAGGTCGAGTTCTTCTACCTCCGCCCCCGCGACATCGCGATCTACGTCTCCTCCGGCCGCCTCGACATCGGCATCACCGGCCGCGACCTGCTGATCGACTCCGGTGCCGAGGCCGAGGAGATCCTGCCGCTCGGCTTCGCCCGCTCCACCTTCCGCTTCGCCGCCAAGCCCGGCACCGCGAGCGGCATCGAGGACCTCAAGGGCCGCACGGTCGCCACCTCCTACGAGGGGATCGTCGCCAAGCACCTCGCGGACGGCGGCATCGACGCCTCCGTGGTCCACCTGGACGGCGCCGTCGAGACCGCCATCGAGCTGGGCGTCGCCGAGGTCATCGCCGACGTCGTGGAGACCGGCACCAGCCTGCGCAACGCGGGCCTGGAGGTCTTCGGCGAGCCGATCATGAAGTCCGAGGCCATCGTCGTCCGCCGCACCGGCGCCGACGCCGAGGAACCCAAGGTCCAGCAGTTCCTGCGCCGCCTCCAGGGCGTCCTGGTCGCCCGGACCTACGTGATGATGGACTACGACTGCCGGGTGGAGCAGCTGGAGAAGGCCGTCGCGCTCACCCCCGGCCTGGAGTCCCCGACCGTCTCTCCGCTGCACAACGAGGGCTGGGTCGCCGTCCGCGCCATGGTCCCCGCCAAGGAGGCCCAGCGGATCATGGACGATCTCTACGGCATCGGCGCCCGCGCCATCCTGACCACGGCCATCCACGCCTGCCGTCTCTGA
- a CDS encoding PH domain-containing protein, whose product MSDLPALPVTFRPGRTRAILLTAGVLIFVVISGISLLLENIGPGSRLSFVVTGALCLWVLARLARVKVVAEETGVTVVNIAGERRLAWAEILRVNLRPGDPWVFLDLSDGTSLPALGIQPGIAKRQAIADARTLRELAEARSGSPALPHEPRS is encoded by the coding sequence ATGTCCGATCTGCCCGCCCTGCCCGTCACCTTCCGGCCCGGCCGCACCCGTGCGATCCTGCTCACCGCCGGAGTCCTGATCTTCGTGGTGATCTCCGGGATCTCGCTGCTGCTGGAGAACATCGGCCCGGGCTCGCGGCTCAGCTTCGTCGTCACCGGGGCGCTGTGCCTGTGGGTGCTGGCCCGGCTGGCCCGGGTGAAGGTGGTCGCCGAGGAGACCGGCGTCACCGTCGTCAACATCGCCGGTGAGCGGCGCCTGGCCTGGGCGGAGATCCTCCGGGTGAACCTCCGGCCGGGTGACCCCTGGGTGTTCCTCGACCTCAGCGACGGCACCAGCCTGCCCGCCCTCGGCATCCAGCCGGGCATCGCCAAGCGGCAGGCCATCGCCGACGCCCGGACCCTCCGCGAACTCGCCGAGGCCCGCTCCGGCTCACCCGCCCTGCCGCACGAGCCGAGATCTTGA
- a CDS encoding hemolysin family protein, with amino-acid sequence MTTPLLLLAAAFLLILANGFFVAAEFGLVTVERPEAEKAAADGDPRARTVVESLKELSFQLSGTQLGITITSLVVGMLAEPALAGLLRGPFAALGIPEGAASGVAVVTGMLLASAIQMVIGELVPKNWAVSRPLQVARFVAGPQHRFALLFRPVISALNTVANRLVRALGVEPTEELASARTPGELVSLARHSALAGALEQDTADLFVRTLSLGELTAQHVMTPRVKVSALQDSATAEDVVNLTRATGLSRFPVYREKIDEIVGMAHLKDALAVPVRDRLRTPVGRIARKALLVPETLPVQPLLARLRSEQPIAVVVDEYGGTAGVVTLEDIVEELVGEVRDEHDAKDMPELAPAPPEDGRPAWDVDGGCRVDLLQRIGLEVPEGPYETVAGLVADLLGRIPAPGDRAELPGWRLSVRQVGHYRAERVRLVRTSPVSGATEAVR; translated from the coding sequence GTGACCACCCCCCTGCTGCTGCTCGCCGCGGCCTTCCTGCTGATCCTCGCCAACGGATTCTTCGTGGCGGCCGAGTTCGGCCTCGTCACGGTCGAGCGTCCGGAGGCCGAGAAGGCCGCCGCCGACGGCGACCCGCGCGCCCGCACGGTCGTGGAGTCGCTGAAGGAGCTGTCCTTCCAGCTCTCCGGCACCCAGCTCGGCATCACCATCACCTCCCTGGTCGTCGGCATGCTCGCCGAACCCGCGCTGGCCGGGCTGCTGCGCGGCCCGTTCGCGGCGCTCGGCATCCCCGAGGGAGCCGCCTCCGGCGTCGCGGTGGTGACCGGCATGCTGCTGGCCTCCGCGATCCAGATGGTGATCGGCGAACTCGTGCCCAAGAACTGGGCGGTCTCCCGGCCGCTGCAGGTCGCCCGCTTCGTGGCCGGCCCGCAGCACCGCTTCGCCCTGCTGTTCCGCCCGGTGATCTCCGCGCTGAACACGGTCGCCAACCGGCTGGTCCGCGCCCTCGGCGTGGAACCCACCGAGGAGCTGGCCTCCGCCCGCACCCCCGGCGAACTCGTCTCGCTGGCCCGGCACTCCGCCCTGGCCGGCGCCCTGGAGCAGGATACGGCCGACCTGTTCGTGCGCACGCTGTCCCTGGGCGAGCTGACCGCACAGCACGTGATGACCCCGCGCGTGAAGGTCAGCGCCTTGCAGGACTCGGCCACCGCCGAGGACGTCGTCAACCTCACCCGGGCCACCGGCCTGTCCCGCTTCCCCGTCTACCGGGAGAAGATCGACGAGATCGTCGGCATGGCCCACCTCAAGGACGCGCTGGCGGTCCCGGTCCGCGACCGCCTGCGCACCCCGGTCGGCCGCATCGCCCGCAAGGCGCTCCTGGTCCCCGAGACCCTGCCGGTGCAGCCCCTGCTGGCCCGGCTGCGCAGCGAGCAGCCCATCGCGGTAGTCGTCGACGAGTACGGCGGCACGGCCGGTGTGGTCACCCTGGAGGACATCGTCGAGGAACTGGTCGGCGAGGTCCGCGACGAGCACGACGCCAAGGACATGCCCGAGCTGGCCCCCGCCCCGCCCGAGGACGGCAGGCCCGCCTGGGACGTGGACGGCGGCTGCCGCGTCGACCTCCTGCAGCGCATAGGCCTGGAGGTGCCCGAGGGGCCGTACGAGACCGTCGCCGGACTGGTCGCCGACCTGCTCGGCCGGATCCCGGCCCCCGGCGACCGGGCCGAACTGCCCGGCTGGCGGCTCTCGGTCCGCCAGGTCGGCCACTACCGCGCCGAACGGGTCCGCCTGGTCAGGACGTCCCCGGTGTCCGGAGCGACGGAGGCCGTCCGATGA